GAACAACTTGGTGGCTATGTTCATGCTTTCAGCAAGGTTCATGGTTTGATTACTCCAGAGAATAATGAGTACACAAGTATTGAAGCGCGTATTAACGGCTTAGACATAACCGAACTCGACTTCTCTCAACTGGAAGACGATCATGAAATTATAAAAACTATGATTGTAGCTGAACCAACGAAATTGACTGAAATCATAAGCAACTTACCTCAGCAGCTTAAGAATCAGTTCACTATCGTGCAAAGTGCCCCCTTCTTCTTAGAATTTCTTAACCCGAACTCAAACAAAGGTGTCGGTATCGAAGCCATTGCTAAGCACTTGGGTATTGCAGCAGAAGAAGTGATCTGTATGGGTGATGCAGAGAACGATCATCACATGCTTAATTTTGCTGGCCTTGGCATTGCAATGGACAACGCAATGGAGGAGACCAAGAAGTTAGCTGACTACATAACAGCAAGCAATGACGACCACGGTGTAGCCGTCGCGATTGAAAAATTTATCTTCAACTCGTAAACGTTAGATAAACCCTTAGGCTTTATCTATCTCGCCCTAAAACATCTTGAGATAAAGAAGGCTGTGCAGTGCACAGCCTTCTTTTATTTAACAAGAGTGGTTTAACTATTTCCGAGCCCAAGGCAGACGAAACGCCACTACACCAAATAAAATCAAGATTGGAAAACGTAACGTCTCAACAATAAAAGAAGCGATACCACTAAAAGAGACAAAGCTCCCCGCCCAACTGATCAGCAAATTACCAGCAAGTAGTATCACAATGACCCCAATCACGACCTTAAATGAGAACTGACCGACCAAAGGTTTTGAGTCTGTTAATGTTACAAGGCAAGCAATTGTCATCAAAATCGCCACCCAGAATGAGAATGTTGGTAATGGCCAGATAACCGTAAGTACGATTGATAACAGGCACAAGCCCCACCAAACACCTTTAGAGCTCAATAACACACTAATATCAACATCAGGTTTCGCGTCTAATCTCACAATATGCCACGTTGTTAAGGCTCCCAATACGCCGCCAATCAAAACATCACTAAAGAAAGCACTGCCTGAATAAGACTTAAACAGCATTATCCAAAGTAGACCAACGACCACAATCACTATCGACTTTTGTTCAAACAAACACTTTAGTTTCCAAAATACTAATAAGCTTAAACTGACCCATAGGGCAGCTAACAAACTTGGAAAACTATACCCACTGCTCAGCACCAGTTTCAATGTTGGTAAATAGGCGTGCGGAGGTGGAAAACCAAAGCCTTGGTGCGCAATTAAAGTAAGCAGTGTTACTGATATCAACGTGAAACCAAACTTCAACGCAAAATTACGGCCAAAATACCAAGCTATCAACGGCAGGATAATGATGAAAACCCAGGGCTTTGCGAGTAAGTCAGTCAAAAGTGCCGTACTAGAAAACACACTCGGCAAATTATCGAACATGTTTTGAAGTGAAACAATCCAGTTCAGTTCAACTTGGTGAACTTTCGGCGCAGCGCCCACTAGCTCAGTCACATAAGTCACTGGCTGCTCCTTCGCGGAAAGAAACAGCTCGTTAATCTCAGACCACTGTTCTGGGTAACGGTATTGGTTTGCTTCCAACTCATTAGGAGGAAGCAACATCGCTCTGCTAACCTCGACTCCATAGTGAGGAGCAAACCAGACAGGAAGTTCAAAGCCACCTAGCTCATTTTGAGCTCGATAACTGACCACTTCAGAATCAGAGACGCAGTCAAACACAACGGCGCTATCGGTGTAACCCAGCACATCACCAACAGTAACGGACAAACCGGCCTCTTCCCAAGTTTCACGTTGCGCTGCGATAGCTGGAGGCTCACCAGAAACAACAGTGCCACCCGGCAGAGATAATCGCCCTGTGATCAGTTCATCAACCAACACGATTTGGTTATCAGCACGCACTACACACAAGGCACCCGCGACATGATCAGGCAAGGTGTTGCTAGCCCAAGCGGAAGTAGTACTCAAAAGAGAAAAAATAAGAACTAATAAATATCGAATAACCAACAAATTTACCTAAAAATAAAAGCTGAAAATACAGAATACTCTAGTGTAATCCTACACAACGAAGACTGCTGTCTATGTTTCGTGCAAAGACTTTCTCATCCATTGAATATGAGGAGTGAACCCCATTTTTTGATAGAAATCCTTGGCAGGTGAATTAAAATCCCAAACCTCGACAAAAACCTGCGTCACGCCATAGTCCTCAAAAGTCGACTCAACACGACTAAACAGCATTTTCGCCACCTTCAGTTTACGATATTCCGGCAAAACAAAAAGCTCGTCGACACTGCCCATCTGTACCGGTTTACTCACAGTTGAGATAAGCTCACAAAAATGCCCCGAGATAAAACCAATAATCAGTCCCCCTTTTAATGCCACGTACACCAAGCACTCAGGGTTATCCAAATATCGTGCGATACTCTTTTCCTGCTCTATTTCTTCAGCCGTTTTAAAATGCTCAGGACATGCAATATGATGATGTTGGTGAAGATCAAACATCAACTCATTAAGTTGCTCTAGATCGGTGTGCTTTGCTGCCCTTAGGGTGACATTCATGACGAGTACGCTTCTCAAACCAAATTAGTATTTAAATTAAGTCTAGTTTACTTGCAGTCAGTATCTATACAAGTAATTGAATTAATTCATTGTTTGAACGGCACGTTTAGATACAAAAATGGCCACATTATTGTGACCATAAGTTGATATTTTGATTCAAACCTATTTGCCTAACTTCTTAGCAATTTCAGTTAAGCTGGTAGGATCGTCAATCGTCGAAGGCACCACATATTGTTCACCTTCTGCAATTTGTCGGATGGTTCTGCGTAAGATCTTGCCTGAGCGTGTCTTAGGTAGTCTCTCAACAACCAAGGCTTGCTTAAAACAGGCGACCGCGCCAATCTCATTGCGAACCTTGCCAACCAACTCCGCTTGTAACTCAATACCATCGACTTTTACGCCATCTTTCAGCACAACTAAACCAAGAGGTAGCTGCCCTTTTAAGTCATCATGAATCCCGACTACCGCACATTCTGCAATAGCAGGGTGACCACCCACGATTTCTTCCATTTCTCCCGTCGATAGACGGTGTCCCGCTACGTTTATCACATCGTCGATACGGCCCATGATAAATAGATACCCATCTTCATCGAGATAACCACCATCACCCGAAACGTAATAGCCTGGGAATTGGCTCAGATAGCCAGATTCAAATCGATCATGATTACGCCAAACCGTTGGCAGACAACCGGGTGGTAGTGGACGTTTAAGGGCCACAAAACCTTGTTGATTAGGCTGAGCTACTCCACCGAGTTCATTGAGAATCTCCACTTGGTAACCCGGAACAGGTTTAGTGGAAGAGCCCGCTTTCACTGGTAAAGATTCTAACCCTGTTGGATTGGCGGAAATGGCCCAGCCTGTTTCTGTTTGCCACCAATGATCGATAACTGGTTTATTGGTATGAGACTCAACCCAGTCCAATGTTGGCGGGTCTAAACGCTCTCCCGCCATAAAAATCGACTTGAGCGATGATAAGTCATACTTGGTGAGCAACTCGCCTTTTGGATCTTCTTTCTTAATGGCTCTAAATGCCGTTGGAGCAGAAAACAATACATCGACTTTGTATTCTTCACACACACGCCAGAATGCGCCGGGGTCTGGTGTTCTGACTGGCTTGCCTTCAAACAGAATCGTGGTACAGCCATGAATCAGTGGTGCGTACACAATATAAGAATGCCCAACCACCCAACCCACATCGGAAGCCGCCCAAAACACACCATCTTGCGGCATATCATAGATAGTACTCATCGAGTATTTCATTGCGACCGCGTGACCGCCATTATCGCGGACAACCCCTTTCGGCTTCCCTGTCGTACCCGAGGTATAGAGGATATATAACGGGTCGGTTGCCAAAACAGGCACACACTCATGAGGCTCAATACCAGCCACCGCTTGTTGCCAAAGTACATCGCGTTCATTGTTCAACTCGGCTAGAGACTGCTCTCTTTGGAATACCACCACTTTCTCAGGTTTCCAACGGCTGTCCATGATCGCGCGGTCAACCATCGGTTTATAAGGTAGAACCTTGTTGATTTCGATACCACATGAAGCCGTAATCAAGACTTTGGGTTCGGCATCTTCAATTCGAACCGCAAGCTCATGCGGAGCAAATCCGCCGAACACCACAGAGTGCACTGCGCCTAACCGAGCACAGGCTAGCATTGCCATTGCCGCTTCAGGAATCATTGGCATGTAGATAACCACACGATCGCCTTTGATTACACCCTGTTGAGCCAACATACCCGCTGTCTTAGCCACTTGTTCACGAAGCTCATTGTAGGTGTAAAACGACTTGATACCCGTGACTGGCGAATCATAGATCAGCGCAACCTTATCACCACGGCCATTTTCACAATGATAATCCAACGCCAACCAACAAGTATTCATCACCCCATCAGGAAACCAGCGTTCAATACCGTTATCGTCAGTTTGTAATATCGTTTTTGGAGACTCAAACCAATCAATGGCTTGTGATTGTGTTTCCCAAAATGAATTTGGGTCTTCCCTCGCCCATTGATACTCGGTGATGTAATCCGTTTTTCTAGTCATTCGATTCGTAGCAGACATAGTGCCTCCTCCATGATTTATCCATTTCCCAAGCGGCTAGCCTTTGGCAGTAGCACTTGGTTGCACTCTTTTCTCAGCGTTGTTTTCGGAACATTTAACCGCTCACGACAATCGCTTTACTTGGGAAAAGGCACACGAATGGCACCTTCCATAATCACTCGGGCACTACGGCTCATGATCGCCCTTTCTATTTTCCAACCGCTTTCGGTCTGCAAAGCTTTAGCACCCACCTTCAAGATTCCTGATGGATGACCAAAGGTCACAAAGTCACGAGAGCTTCCTCCCGCCGCTAAATTCACTAAAGTCCCCGGGACACTTGCGGCTGAAGCAATCGCAACCGCTGCTGTGCCCATCATGGCGTGATGCAGTTGCCCCATAGACAAAGCTCGTATCAGAACGTCAGTATCATCCGCAGCAACCAACTTGCCACTTGAAGCTTGATACGCTTGAGGCTTAGCAACAAAGGCGACTTTAGGTGTGTGTTGGCGAGATTCAGCTTGTTCTAACGAATCAATAAGCCCCATCGCAACGGCGCCATGTGCTCGTATGGATTCAAACAGAGCCAAAGCTTTGGTATCACTATTGATATCTGATTGAAGTTCAGTGCCTTGGTAACCAACCGATTCAGCATCAACAAAAATGGTGGGTATCCCAGCATTAATGTATGTCGCTTTGATGCAACCCAAATCTGGAACATCTAAAAAATCGACAATATTCCCTGTTGGGAACATAGAGCCACTCGCATCGGCTGGGTCTAGAAAATCGACTTGGATCTCAGCAGCAGGGAAAGTTACACCATCGAGCTCAAAGTCACCCAACTCTTGGACTTCACCACCAGCGATAGGTACATGAACAATAATGGTTTTCTCTATGTTCACTTGCCATACTCGCACCTCGACCACGCCGTTTTCTGGAATACGATTCGAGTCGACTAGGCCACTATGAATAGCAAATGGGCCCACTGCAGCAGACAGATTGCCGCAGTTACCGCTCCAATCAACGAACGGCTTGTCTATCGCCACTTGACCAAAGAGATAATCAACATCGTGATTGGCCTTACTGCTTTTCGAAACAATCACGGTTTTACTGGTACTGGATGTTGCACCACCCATACCATCGGTTTGCTTACCATAAGGATCTGGGCTGCCAATCACACGCAGAAGGAATTCGTCTCTCGCAGATCCCGCAACTTGCGCCGCTTCTGGCAAGTCATTCAAGCAAAAGAAAACACCTTTACTGGTCCCTCCGCGCATATAAGTTGCCGGGACTTTTATCTGTTTAATGTCCATCACAGGCTCCTATTGCGCGAGAAAGTCTTTGGCGAAACGTTGCAACACGCCACCAGCGCTATACACGTTCACTTCGTCTGCAGTGTCTAGTCGGCAGGTTACTGGCACATCAAGCTTTTCACCGCTTTTACGAGTGATTACCAACGCCAAATCTGAACCCGCTTGGATGTCGCCATACACATCGTAAAGCTCAGTGCCATCGAGTTGTAAGGTGTTGCGATCCGTTCCCTCTTTGAATTGCAAAGGCAAAACGCCCATACCGACTAAATTGGTCCTGTGGATTCGCTCAAAGCCTTCAGCAACAATCACTTCAACACCCGCTAAGCGAACTCCTTTGGCCGCCCAATCGCGTGATGAGCCTTGCCCATAGTCTGCGCCAGCCACAACAATCAAAGGTTGTTTACGGTTCATGTAGGTCTCTATCGCTTCCCACATGCGAGTTACTTGTCCCTCAGGCTCAACTCGTGCTAATGAACCCTGTACCACGCTTCCTGATTCCTTGACCATTTCATTGAACAGTTTCGGGTTAGCAAAGGTCGCTCTTTGTGCCGTAAGATGATCGCCTCGGTGAGTCGCGTACGAGTTAAAGTCCTCTTCTGGAACGTCCATTTTTGCGAGGTATTCACCTGCCGCACTTGAAGCTAGAATCGCATTTGATGGAGATAAATGATCGGTCGTGATGTTGTCACCCAGAATAGCCAAAGGCCTCATACCAGATAAGCTTCGCTCTCCCGCAAGAGCCCCTTCCCAATAAGGTGGTCTGCGAATATAGGTACTTTGAGGTCGCCAGTCATAAAGCGGTTCAGTCGTTACCTGCTCCTCGTCT
The Vibrio kanaloae genome window above contains:
- a CDS encoding propionyl-CoA synthetase produces the protein MSATNRMTRKTDYITEYQWAREDPNSFWETQSQAIDWFESPKTILQTDDNGIERWFPDGVMNTCWLALDYHCENGRGDKVALIYDSPVTGIKSFYTYNELREQVAKTAGMLAQQGVIKGDRVVIYMPMIPEAAMAMLACARLGAVHSVVFGGFAPHELAVRIEDAEPKVLITASCGIEINKVLPYKPMVDRAIMDSRWKPEKVVVFQREQSLAELNNERDVLWQQAVAGIEPHECVPVLATDPLYILYTSGTTGKPKGVVRDNGGHAVAMKYSMSTIYDMPQDGVFWAASDVGWVVGHSYIVYAPLIHGCTTILFEGKPVRTPDPGAFWRVCEEYKVDVLFSAPTAFRAIKKEDPKGELLTKYDLSSLKSIFMAGERLDPPTLDWVESHTNKPVIDHWWQTETGWAISANPTGLESLPVKAGSSTKPVPGYQVEILNELGGVAQPNQQGFVALKRPLPPGCLPTVWRNHDRFESGYLSQFPGYYVSGDGGYLDEDGYLFIMGRIDDVINVAGHRLSTGEMEEIVGGHPAIAECAVVGIHDDLKGQLPLGLVVLKDGVKVDGIELQAELVGKVRNEIGAVACFKQALVVERLPKTRSGKILRRTIRQIAEGEQYVVPSTIDDPTSLTEIAKKLGK
- a CDS encoding bifunctional NUDIX hydrolase/phosphatase PAP2 family protein — its product is MVIRYLLVLIFSLLSTTSAWASNTLPDHVAGALCVVRADNQIVLVDELITGRLSLPGGTVVSGEPPAIAAQRETWEEAGLSVTVGDVLGYTDSAVVFDCVSDSEVVSYRAQNELGGFELPVWFAPHYGVEVSRAMLLPPNELEANQYRYPEQWSEINELFLSAKEQPVTYVTELVGAAPKVHQVELNWIVSLQNMFDNLPSVFSSTALLTDLLAKPWVFIIILPLIAWYFGRNFALKFGFTLISVTLLTLIAHQGFGFPPPHAYLPTLKLVLSSGYSFPSLLAALWVSLSLLVFWKLKCLFEQKSIVIVVVGLLWIMLFKSYSGSAFFSDVLIGGVLGALTTWHIVRLDAKPDVDISVLLSSKGVWWGLCLLSIVLTVIWPLPTFSFWVAILMTIACLVTLTDSKPLVGQFSFKVVIGVIVILLAGNLLISWAGSFVSFSGIASFIVETLRFPILILFGVVAFRLPWARK
- a CDS encoding Cof-type HAD-IIB family hydrolase translates to MYKLIALDMDGTLLNSKKVISQENKDAIAKARATGVKVVLASGRPLEGMQSKLDELSINGDDDFVLFYNGCMVQNVSTKELIHSEISNGKAAKEVAVLAEQLGGYVHAFSKVHGLITPENNEYTSIEARINGLDITELDFSQLEDDHEIIKTMIVAEPTKLTEIISNLPQQLKNQFTIVQSAPFFLEFLNPNSNKGVGIEAIAKHLGIAAEEVICMGDAENDHHMLNFAGLGIAMDNAMEETKKLADYITASNDDHGVAVAIEKFIFNS
- a CDS encoding GNAT family N-acetyltransferase, yielding MNVTLRAAKHTDLEQLNELMFDLHQHHHIACPEHFKTAEEIEQEKSIARYLDNPECLVYVALKGGLIIGFISGHFCELISTVSKPVQMGSVDELFVLPEYRKLKVAKMLFSRVESTFEDYGVTQVFVEVWDFNSPAKDFYQKMGFTPHIQWMRKSLHET
- the prpF gene encoding 2-methylaconitate cis-trans isomerase PrpF, giving the protein MDIKQIKVPATYMRGGTSKGVFFCLNDLPEAAQVAGSARDEFLLRVIGSPDPYGKQTDGMGGATSSTSKTVIVSKSSKANHDVDYLFGQVAIDKPFVDWSGNCGNLSAAVGPFAIHSGLVDSNRIPENGVVEVRVWQVNIEKTIIVHVPIAGGEVQELGDFELDGVTFPAAEIQVDFLDPADASGSMFPTGNIVDFLDVPDLGCIKATYINAGIPTIFVDAESVGYQGTELQSDINSDTKALALFESIRAHGAVAMGLIDSLEQAESRQHTPKVAFVAKPQAYQASSGKLVAADDTDVLIRALSMGQLHHAMMGTAAVAIASAASVPGTLVNLAAGGSSRDFVTFGHPSGILKVGAKALQTESGWKIERAIMSRSARVIMEGAIRVPFPK